The Pseudarthrobacter psychrotolerans genome includes a region encoding these proteins:
- a CDS encoding SipW-dependent-type signal peptide-containing protein, whose amino-acid sequence MSSSETTQTVDRSKNRKVKAILAGGLVLGLGAAITLAAWNDSEFVTGTFGVGHFNVLGSADGTTFGDHAAGSPAALSFTTGFNNLSPSETVAAPYVLHLDTTTNFDATVSMNSAASSGTAAGQLTYKIIKVASVAGARQRQQVRPRSFRPALH is encoded by the coding sequence ATGTCCAGTTCGGAAACCACGCAGACTGTTGATCGTTCGAAGAACCGGAAGGTCAAAGCCATCCTGGCCGGTGGTCTCGTCCTTGGCCTTGGGGCTGCGATCACGCTCGCGGCCTGGAACGACTCGGAGTTCGTGACGGGCACGTTCGGCGTTGGTCACTTCAATGTGCTGGGCAGCGCGGACGGTACGACCTTCGGCGACCACGCTGCCGGCTCGCCCGCGGCGCTGAGCTTCACGACCGGCTTCAACAACCTGAGCCCCAGCGAGACCGTCGCTGCACCCTATGTCCTTCATCTGGACACGACCACGAACTTCGACGCAACGGTATCGATGAACTCGGCCGCATCGTCCGGCACGGCTGCGGGCCAGCTCACCTACAAAATCATTAAGGTCGCCTCGGTCGCGGGTGCACGCCAACGGCAACAGGTACGGCCACGATCGTTCCGGCCGGCACTGCACTGA
- a CDS encoding Tn3 family transposase, with translation MPRRSVLSAAERQGLVAVPSGEENLHRLYGLSERDVGLIHERRGTANRLGFAVLLAYMRYPGIVLGVDETPAAHVVAFLADQLGVPAEAWGGYDRGAATSRRHVLELQRVFGFVTFTAADHEPAVESLAASAMANDHGAVLAEELVVSLRRRKVLLPALPVVEKICSEAITRANRAVYAALTEGLDAGHRRRLDGLLQIAPERDVSMLVWLRQSPARPNSKQMREHLDRLRGWKDLGLPDGVRFRVHQNRLLRLAKEGAHMTASDLGKFEPFRRYATLVAVAVESMATVIDEVINLHDQIFTKVFSSARNRHKEQFHQSGREINDKVRFLGRVGQLLLDARENGTDPFEDIDTVLGWEAFTAEVIAAQALARPKEFDFLAGIANSSTMVRRYWPGFLDELVFRAAPAAADLMAGVDVLRRLSSGGSRTIQDGAPEGFVSRRWVPLVFTEAGIDPVFYELCILSRLKDALRSGDVWVEGSRQFKDFEDYLIPPQVFRAGEGARFTLPAAADPATYLADRVDLLNEQLAIVDRLAAAGELPEASISTLGLKTAPLETIVPEEAKDLVTQLSGMLPRARITDMLLELDAITGFTDDFPHLKTGAPPKDKTLLLTAILADGINLGLVKMSEACTGATYSKMLRTQAMHIRDETYAAALARLVNAQAAHPFAHHWGDGSTSSSDGQRFRTSSKAEATGHINPKYGASPGRMIYTHISDQYSPYHAKLVNVGVRDATYVIDGLLHHESELKVTEHYTDTAGFTDHVFALTTLLGYRFAPRIRGIDTTRIYTPDKTSYEALEPIVGGTIDTSMIAVHWPEILRLAASIKHGTVTASLMLRKLGSYPRQNGLAKALREYGRMERTLFILDWAQDPDLRQRVTAGLNKGEARNALARAVFFNRLGEIRDRSFEQQNYRASGLTLLTAAIVHWNTIYTHHAVTTLTQAGNPPDPNLLKNLSPLGWEHLNLTGDYTWRHTTKPGKLRPLRSTPR, from the coding sequence ATGCCTCGTCGTTCGGTGTTGTCGGCTGCGGAGAGGCAGGGCTTGGTTGCTGTTCCGTCCGGGGAGGAAAACCTTCACCGCTTGTACGGGTTGAGTGAGCGTGACGTTGGCTTGATCCACGAACGCCGCGGCACTGCAAACCGGCTGGGTTTCGCTGTCCTGCTGGCCTACATGAGGTATCCCGGGATCGTCCTGGGCGTGGACGAAACGCCGGCAGCGCATGTGGTGGCTTTCCTGGCGGATCAGTTGGGAGTGCCTGCCGAGGCATGGGGTGGGTATGACCGGGGGGCGGCAACCAGCCGGCGGCATGTTCTGGAGCTTCAGAGGGTGTTCGGTTTCGTGACGTTCACTGCCGCGGACCACGAGCCGGCCGTGGAATCCCTAGCCGCCTCCGCGATGGCTAACGATCACGGGGCCGTGCTGGCCGAGGAACTGGTGGTCTCGTTGCGGCGCCGGAAGGTGTTGTTGCCGGCGTTGCCGGTGGTGGAGAAGATCTGTTCCGAAGCGATCACCCGGGCGAACAGGGCTGTTTACGCGGCGTTGACCGAGGGCCTGGATGCGGGACACCGCCGGCGTTTGGACGGTTTGCTGCAGATTGCCCCGGAACGGGACGTGAGCATGTTGGTGTGGTTGCGGCAGTCCCCGGCGAGACCGAACTCGAAACAGATGCGCGAGCACCTGGACCGTCTGCGAGGGTGGAAAGATCTGGGCCTGCCGGATGGTGTGCGGTTCCGGGTTCATCAGAACCGTTTGCTGCGCCTGGCCAAAGAGGGCGCCCATATGACCGCGTCGGACCTGGGGAAGTTCGAACCATTCCGGCGTTACGCAACCCTGGTTGCCGTAGCGGTGGAGTCCATGGCAACGGTCATCGATGAGGTCATCAATCTGCATGATCAGATCTTTACGAAAGTGTTTTCCTCAGCCCGGAACCGCCACAAGGAACAATTCCATCAGTCAGGGCGGGAGATCAACGACAAGGTCCGCTTCCTGGGCAGGGTGGGCCAGCTCCTTCTTGACGCCCGGGAGAACGGCACGGACCCTTTCGAAGACATCGACACGGTCCTGGGGTGGGAGGCTTTTACTGCCGAGGTGATCGCGGCGCAGGCGTTGGCGCGGCCGAAGGAATTCGATTTCCTGGCCGGGATCGCCAATAGCTCAACAATGGTCCGCAGATACTGGCCGGGTTTCCTGGATGAACTGGTATTCCGGGCAGCACCTGCCGCAGCGGACCTCATGGCCGGTGTGGACGTGCTGCGCCGGCTCAGTAGCGGGGGCAGCAGGACTATCCAGGATGGCGCCCCCGAAGGGTTCGTGTCCCGGCGTTGGGTGCCGTTGGTGTTCACCGAAGCCGGCATCGACCCGGTCTTCTACGAACTCTGCATACTGTCCCGCCTCAAAGACGCCCTAAGATCCGGGGATGTGTGGGTGGAGGGGTCCCGGCAGTTCAAAGACTTCGAGGACTACCTCATCCCACCCCAGGTCTTCCGCGCCGGTGAGGGTGCTCGGTTCACCCTGCCGGCCGCCGCCGACCCCGCAACATACCTGGCCGACCGGGTTGACCTACTCAACGAACAACTGGCCATCGTGGACAGGCTCGCTGCCGCGGGCGAGTTGCCGGAGGCCTCGATCAGCACCCTGGGCCTGAAAACAGCACCCCTGGAAACCATCGTTCCCGAAGAAGCAAAGGACTTGGTCACCCAGCTATCCGGGATGCTGCCCAGGGCGAGGATCACGGACATGCTCCTGGAACTCGATGCCATCACCGGTTTCACCGATGACTTCCCCCACCTGAAAACCGGTGCCCCACCCAAAGACAAAACCTTGCTACTGACTGCGATCCTGGCCGACGGCATCAACCTCGGCCTGGTCAAAATGTCCGAAGCCTGCACCGGTGCGACGTATTCAAAAATGTTGCGTACCCAGGCCATGCACATCCGGGACGAAACCTACGCCGCTGCCCTGGCCCGGCTCGTCAACGCCCAAGCAGCACACCCCTTCGCCCACCACTGGGGCGACGGGTCCACTTCGTCCTCGGACGGTCAACGCTTCCGCACCAGTTCCAAGGCCGAAGCGACCGGGCACATCAACCCGAAATACGGTGCATCACCGGGCAGAATGATTTACACCCACATCAGTGACCAGTACTCCCCGTATCACGCGAAGCTCGTCAACGTCGGGGTCAGGGACGCCACCTATGTCATCGACGGACTTCTGCACCACGAATCAGAACTGAAAGTCACCGAGCACTACACCGACACCGCAGGGTTCACTGACCACGTCTTTGCCCTCACCACCCTGCTCGGCTACCGCTTCGCCCCACGGATCCGTGGCATCGATACCACCCGGATCTACACCCCCGATAAAACCAGTTACGAGGCCTTGGAGCCTATCGTCGGCGGGACCATCGACACTTCCATGATCGCCGTGCACTGGCCAGAGATCCTCCGACTGGCAGCCTCGATCAAACACGGCACCGTGACCGCGTCCCTCATGCTCCGTAAACTCGGCTCCTACCCCCGCCAAAACGGCCTCGCGAAAGCGCTGCGGGAATACGGGCGCATGGAACGGACCCTGTTCATCCTGGACTGGGCCCAGGACCCAGACCTACGTCAGCGCGTCACAGCAGGGCTGAACAAAGGCGAAGCCCGCAACGCCCTCGCCCGCGCCGTGTTCTTCAACCGCCTCGGCGAAATCCGCGACCGGTCCTTCGAACAGCAAAACTACCGGGCCTCCGGTCTGACGCTGCTGACGGCGGCGATCGTTCACTGGAACACCATCTACACCCACCACGCCGTCACCACCCTCACCCAGGCCGGCAACCCGCCAGACCCGAACCTTCTGAAAAACCTCTCGCCCCTGGGGTGGGAACACCTGAACCTCACCGGCGACTACACCTGGCGCCACACCACCAAACCCGGCAAACTCAGACCCCTCCGCTCCACACCTCGCTAA
- a CDS encoding M23 family metallopeptidase — protein sequence MFQQRDNGAWGSYSDRMDPYVSATSFFKALSKVSGWEQLEPSTAIHRVQGNAVENHYAQFRAPAAEVVKSLGGKATAGIDASGACPSGGGAVVGELSGKWVHPLAGAIMSSGYGSRPAPAGTVGGVLANFHYGIDFATPGRAGTIVAVTDMKIVRIRALDGTFGTGVTGQTTDGKLTIGYYHMEAGSVRVKEGDVVAAGTPLGTEGATGNVTGRHLHMEFFPGALPNPMVPINQTTDPAPILKAQGVSF from the coding sequence TTGTTCCAGCAACGGGACAACGGGGCGTGGGGCTCCTATTCGGACCGGATGGACCCTTACGTCAGCGCCACAAGCTTTTTCAAGGCGCTGAGCAAGGTTTCCGGGTGGGAGCAGCTGGAGCCCAGCACCGCCATTCACCGTGTGCAGGGCAACGCTGTTGAGAACCACTACGCGCAGTTCCGTGCCCCTGCAGCTGAGGTTGTGAAGTCACTGGGCGGGAAAGCCACCGCCGGGATTGATGCCAGCGGAGCATGCCCCAGCGGCGGGGGAGCGGTCGTCGGTGAACTGTCGGGTAAGTGGGTCCACCCACTGGCCGGCGCAATCATGAGTAGCGGCTACGGCTCCCGTCCCGCCCCGGCCGGAACCGTCGGGGGAGTCCTGGCGAACTTCCACTACGGAATCGACTTCGCCACTCCCGGCCGCGCAGGAACCATCGTGGCCGTGACGGATATGAAGATCGTCAGAATCCGAGCCCTCGACGGCACGTTCGGCACGGGCGTGACCGGACAGACGACGGACGGGAAGCTGACCATCGGCTACTACCACATGGAAGCTGGCTCAGTCCGGGTCAAGGAGGGCGACGTAGTGGCCGCCGGAACCCCGCTGGGTACCGAGGGCGCCACGGGCAACGTCACCGGCCGGCACCTTCACATGGAGTTCTTCCCCGGTGCCCTGCCCAACCCCATGGTCCCGATCAACCAGACAACCGACCCAGCACCGATCCTCAAAGCACAGGGAGTGAGCTTCTAA
- a CDS encoding AAA family ATPase, with translation MAIEKSLIQPEPVISAIINGDNTGVLKINGDEHPYEAPDVNELRQALMKRVIGEAATLGRPVRVTSMDDTGVSYLVVSPAGDVEEEQPTTVPEDASAIIERIPSAPAATITMAAATTATTVVREPALTAAPAAATRRSIREAGSFLAAPSAVEPATQGIRGVLNSLGFSLGPSEDELSEREDIRLASKHFAGTRTIAVVNQKGGSNKTPTVAGLAAVFGRNGGSVVGWDNNPTTGTLGWRTEQGDHARSALDVIAAADALLSPTAQSADINAFVHHQSTDKYDVLRSDADVDGTHEVTAEEVDVLHRVVSKYYRLILMDSGNNHRSAEWNRMIDHADQLVVPTTNEEDRVEAALLTLQGLDLKAERSAGLASNAVVIVSERQRGEARLSQETAEKFRPYVRDVVVVPFDEALKSGQIRFGALQPATRRAWLRAAAAVARGL, from the coding sequence ATGGCCATCGAAAAATCGCTGATCCAGCCGGAACCGGTGATCAGCGCCATCATCAACGGTGACAACACCGGAGTCCTGAAGATCAACGGGGACGAACACCCCTACGAAGCCCCGGACGTGAACGAACTGCGCCAGGCGCTCATGAAGCGCGTCATCGGGGAAGCAGCGACCCTCGGCCGCCCCGTCCGCGTGACCTCGATGGACGACACCGGAGTTTCCTACCTGGTGGTCTCACCGGCCGGTGACGTCGAGGAAGAGCAGCCCACAACGGTCCCGGAGGATGCCAGCGCGATCATTGAGCGCATCCCGTCCGCCCCGGCCGCCACAATCACTATGGCAGCGGCTACGACCGCTACAACCGTCGTCAGGGAGCCAGCCCTTACAGCTGCACCAGCAGCGGCCACCCGCCGGTCTATCAGGGAAGCCGGAAGTTTCCTTGCGGCTCCCAGCGCTGTAGAGCCTGCCACGCAGGGCATTCGGGGAGTGCTGAACAGCCTGGGGTTCTCGCTGGGCCCGTCAGAGGATGAGCTGAGCGAACGCGAGGATATCCGGCTGGCATCCAAGCACTTCGCCGGCACCCGCACCATTGCCGTAGTGAACCAGAAAGGCGGATCGAACAAGACACCCACCGTGGCCGGCTTGGCTGCCGTTTTCGGCCGCAACGGCGGCAGCGTCGTGGGGTGGGATAACAACCCCACGACAGGGACTTTGGGGTGGCGTACAGAGCAGGGTGACCATGCCAGGAGCGCCCTGGATGTGATCGCCGCCGCTGACGCCCTGCTGTCACCCACGGCCCAGTCCGCAGACATCAACGCATTCGTCCACCACCAGAGCACCGACAAGTACGACGTGCTGCGCTCTGACGCAGATGTGGACGGCACGCACGAAGTAACCGCTGAAGAAGTAGACGTCCTGCATCGCGTGGTCTCCAAGTACTACCGGCTGATCCTCATGGATTCGGGCAACAACCACCGAAGCGCCGAGTGGAACCGCATGATCGATCACGCGGACCAGCTGGTGGTTCCCACCACCAACGAAGAGGACCGGGTAGAGGCTGCCCTCCTGACCTTGCAGGGCCTGGACCTGAAGGCCGAGCGCTCCGCCGGACTCGCTTCCAACGCCGTCGTGATCGTCTCTGAACGGCAGAGAGGTGAGGCCCGGCTCTCGCAGGAGACGGCAGAGAAGTTCAGGCCCTATGTCCGGGACGTCGTTGTGGTGCCTTTTGATGAGGCGCTGAAGTCCGGTCAGATCCGTTTCGGCGCCCTCCAGCCTGCTACTCGGAGGGCGTGGTTGCGGGCGGCGGCTGCGGTGGCTCGTGGGCTATGA
- a CDS encoding sugar phosphate isomerase/epimerase — protein sequence MDTGHLQIGGTDPLELVREFASRVGHAHLKDVNADLAGQVGRGECGFTDGVKAGMFVPLGQGDCRIAEIVAELQTVKYAGWYVMEQDTILSAEPEGEGPAGDVRASADFLLGL from the coding sequence TTGGATACCGGCCACCTGCAGATCGGCGGGACGGACCCGCTTGAGCTTGTCCGCGAATTCGCTTCCCGGGTGGGCCATGCCCATCTGAAGGACGTCAACGCGGACCTTGCCGGGCAGGTTGGCCGCGGTGAGTGTGGCTTCACCGACGGCGTCAAGGCGGGCATGTTTGTACCGCTGGGCCAGGGGGACTGCCGCATCGCCGAAATCGTGGCAGAGCTTCAAACCGTCAAATACGCCGGCTGGTACGTCATGGAGCAGGACACAATCCTGAGCGCGGAGCCCGAAGGCGAAGGACCTGCCGGCGACGTCCGCGCCTCCGCGGACTTCCTGCTGGGCCTTTAG
- a CDS encoding LacI family DNA-binding transcriptional regulator, with translation MTATLTDVATRAGVSLATASRAFKDPSMLATDTRQRVMVAAHEVGYGAPAYSGSRTFGVVVPDLSYAVLSAQTKAIQNQAWHGRHRMVLADTSEDTGREKEILERMSRELDGIVLISPRLSPSDIQAAAGAVPLVIIDAQVANTPCVLMDVTQGLREAVEHLQALGHRKIVYVPGPATSWANARRQDVLVRLCAERDVALVMVGNQTASLLGGMSAAAAVVSSGATAVIAYNDRVALGVMSGIRDMGLRCPEDLSIVGIDDIDMAAVSEPGLTSVRLAVDRSGALALEMLLDLITGRPLARKEVGLESQLIVRRSTSVARPAT, from the coding sequence ATGACCGCGACACTTACGGACGTCGCCACCCGCGCAGGCGTCTCCCTGGCAACGGCCTCGCGTGCCTTCAAGGACCCGAGCATGCTGGCCACAGACACCCGCCAACGCGTTATGGTGGCGGCACACGAAGTCGGCTATGGCGCTCCGGCTTACAGCGGCAGCCGGACCTTTGGAGTTGTGGTTCCGGACCTGTCGTACGCAGTGCTGTCCGCCCAGACAAAAGCCATCCAGAACCAGGCCTGGCACGGGCGGCACCGGATGGTGCTGGCAGACACCAGCGAGGATACCGGACGGGAAAAGGAAATCCTGGAGCGCATGTCCCGGGAGTTGGACGGAATCGTTCTCATCTCCCCACGGCTGTCCCCCTCGGACATCCAGGCGGCCGCTGGCGCGGTACCCTTGGTCATCATCGACGCCCAGGTCGCCAATACCCCGTGCGTCCTGATGGACGTTACACAAGGTTTGCGGGAAGCCGTAGAGCACCTCCAGGCGTTGGGCCATCGGAAAATCGTTTACGTTCCCGGGCCGGCAACCTCCTGGGCCAACGCACGGCGCCAAGACGTCCTGGTCCGGCTCTGCGCGGAGCGTGACGTCGCCTTGGTGATGGTGGGAAACCAAACGGCTAGCCTCCTGGGCGGCATGTCCGCGGCAGCAGCAGTGGTCTCCAGCGGCGCCACCGCTGTAATCGCCTACAACGATCGGGTGGCCTTGGGCGTTATGTCCGGAATCCGGGACATGGGACTGCGCTGCCCCGAAGACCTGAGCATTGTCGGTATTGATGACATTGACATGGCCGCGGTGTCGGAACCGGGACTGACCTCCGTCAGGCTAGCGGTCGATCGCAGCGGCGCACTCGCCCTGGAAATGCTCCTCGACCTGATCACCGGGAGACCGCTAGCTAGAAAAGAGGTGGGCTTGGAATCACAGCTAATCGTGCGCCGCTCGACGTCCGTCGCACGCCCCGCCACGTAA
- a CDS encoding L-idonate 5-dehydrogenase, with amino-acid sequence MKAVVVHSAGDLRLEDRQDPACPAGSVIVDVEYGGICGSDLHYVSHGASGLSILADPIILGHEVAGRISMLGKGVKGFGVGDAVTVHPAVYCRECTDCLAGRTNLCPQVTYFGSAAHWPHTDGAFVSRKAVPAGQLLRLPAGVSTRQAAVAEPLAVAIHAVKRAGSLDGRDVLVNGAGPIGALVVAAARRAGAATIVASDLSETSLAIAKRMGADDVVLVGSGAVLPEVDVAFEASGAARAIGGVLAAVRRGGTVVQVGNLPAGPVTAELAALVFREIDYRGTFRFADEMDDALAYLADGLDVEPLLTHTFDAGDVMEAFAVAADRGTGSSKVLLSFI; translated from the coding sequence ATGAAAGCTGTAGTAGTCCATTCTGCCGGGGACCTCCGTCTAGAAGACCGTCAGGACCCTGCCTGCCCGGCCGGCTCGGTGATTGTCGACGTCGAATATGGCGGCATTTGCGGCTCGGACTTGCACTATGTCAGCCACGGAGCGTCCGGGCTCAGCATACTGGCCGACCCCATAATCCTGGGCCACGAGGTCGCCGGGCGGATCTCCATGCTCGGCAAGGGCGTGAAAGGATTCGGGGTCGGCGACGCCGTGACCGTCCACCCTGCCGTCTACTGCCGCGAGTGCACCGACTGCCTGGCCGGACGCACCAACCTGTGCCCTCAGGTCACCTACTTTGGCAGCGCCGCACACTGGCCCCACACCGATGGCGCCTTCGTTTCCCGCAAGGCAGTCCCAGCAGGCCAGCTCCTCCGCCTGCCCGCCGGCGTCAGCACCCGTCAGGCCGCCGTCGCCGAGCCCCTCGCTGTCGCAATCCACGCGGTCAAACGGGCCGGCAGCCTCGACGGCAGGGACGTTCTGGTCAACGGGGCCGGACCGATCGGTGCCCTCGTGGTGGCAGCTGCCCGGCGCGCGGGTGCGGCCACTATCGTCGCAAGCGACCTGTCCGAGACGTCCCTCGCGATCGCCAAGCGCATGGGCGCCGACGACGTCGTGCTGGTGGGCTCCGGCGCCGTCCTGCCCGAGGTGGACGTCGCCTTCGAAGCCTCCGGCGCGGCTCGTGCCATCGGGGGAGTCCTTGCGGCCGTGCGCCGCGGCGGCACCGTGGTCCAAGTGGGGAATCTGCCGGCCGGACCGGTAACCGCCGAGCTCGCGGCCCTTGTCTTCCGGGAGATCGACTACCGGGGCACGTTCCGCTTTGCGGACGAAATGGACGACGCCCTCGCGTACCTAGCGGACGGCCTCGACGTCGAGCCCTTGCTGACGCACACGTTCGACGCCGGGGACGTTATGGAGGCTTTTGCCGTGGCCGCCGATCGCGGCACGGGCTCGTCGAAGGTGCTCCTCAGCTTTATCTGA
- a CDS encoding MFS transporter, with the protein MSATIEIGQTKRSSKDLIKAAVSGWLGTAMEYMDFQLYSLAAAIIFPKIFFPNFDPVVGMLVAFMTYGVGFLARPVGAWFFGRMGDRVGRKKVLVITIMLMGISTMLIGFLPGYAQIGIAAPLLLVALRIAQGFGAGAELSGASVMLAEYAPPKKRGLIASFVCLGTNSGTLLASGLWVLLTLLPEEALMSWGWRLPFIASIGITLYAMWMRRNLKESPVFEATRQQNDADTAAAAVAAAAPAGAVATAVSQPVKTQRKGKSFVLAIALRIGESGNSAMIQTFLIGYIVSALQMNKSVGTLALLIGSLIGFATVPLFGWLSDKFGRRSMYRALSGFQMLFAVPALLMIQSRDPLLVSLALIIGLSVSVLGMFSVQSAYVNELFGSRNRYSQLAMAKEIGGVLSGGLAPMIAAGLLALFTNSWWPIAAMMVLYSAIAFVATFFAPETRGRDLTLAEDAA; encoded by the coding sequence ATGTCGGCAACAATTGAGATCGGCCAGACGAAGCGGTCGTCGAAGGACCTGATCAAAGCAGCAGTATCCGGTTGGCTGGGCACAGCCATGGAATATATGGACTTCCAGCTCTACTCGCTGGCTGCGGCAATAATTTTCCCCAAGATTTTCTTCCCCAATTTCGATCCGGTAGTAGGCATGCTGGTTGCCTTCATGACGTACGGTGTCGGCTTCCTCGCCCGCCCTGTAGGCGCCTGGTTCTTCGGCCGCATGGGTGACCGAGTGGGGCGTAAGAAGGTCCTGGTGATCACCATCATGTTGATGGGCATCTCAACGATGCTCATCGGCTTCCTGCCGGGCTACGCTCAGATCGGCATCGCCGCCCCACTGCTTCTCGTCGCCTTGCGCATAGCGCAGGGCTTTGGCGCCGGCGCCGAGCTCTCCGGCGCCTCCGTTATGCTCGCCGAGTACGCCCCGCCGAAGAAGCGCGGCCTGATCGCCTCCTTCGTCTGCCTGGGAACGAACTCCGGCACACTGCTGGCCTCCGGGCTGTGGGTCCTGTTGACCCTCCTGCCCGAGGAGGCATTGATGAGCTGGGGCTGGCGCCTGCCATTTATCGCCAGTATTGGCATCACCCTTTACGCGATGTGGATGCGGCGCAATCTGAAGGAAAGCCCCGTCTTCGAAGCCACCCGCCAGCAGAATGACGCCGATACTGCTGCAGCCGCCGTTGCCGCTGCAGCGCCCGCCGGTGCGGTAGCCACTGCCGTCAGCCAGCCCGTTAAGACACAGCGCAAGGGCAAGTCATTCGTCCTGGCCATTGCCTTGCGGATCGGTGAGTCCGGCAACTCGGCCATGATCCAGACCTTCCTCATCGGTTACATCGTCAGCGCCCTTCAAATGAACAAGAGCGTCGGCACGCTCGCCCTGCTGATCGGCTCACTCATCGGCTTCGCGACGGTGCCTCTCTTCGGGTGGCTCTCGGACAAGTTCGGCCGCCGCAGCATGTATCGCGCACTGTCCGGCTTCCAGATGCTCTTCGCCGTCCCTGCCCTTTTGATGATCCAGTCCCGCGATCCGCTCCTGGTCTCGCTGGCCCTAATCATCGGCTTGTCCGTCTCCGTGCTGGGAATGTTCTCCGTACAGTCTGCCTACGTCAACGAGCTCTTCGGCTCCCGCAACCGTTATAGCCAGCTGGCCATGGCCAAGGAAATCGGCGGCGTGCTCTCCGGCGGTCTGGCCCCGATGATTGCCGCGGGCCTGCTGGCACTGTTCACCAACTCGTGGTGGCCGATTGCCGCAATGATGGTCCTCTACTCCGCCATCGCCTTTGTGGCCACCTTCTTCGCACCCGAAACCAGAGGGCGCGACCTGACCCTCGCGGAGGACGCAGCATGA